One segment of Babesia bigemina genome assembly Bbig001, chromosome : II DNA contains the following:
- a CDS encoding PCI domain containing protein, putative has product MTTFVPLSPDTEGAVSSAALGDWILSIIKVREPSKTADYYSKLLNLFQEVDGEQVIKDSFQLFELLLSGNEMVFAFLNDAMKGETTVIAIDANTKEEVEVRDGRGKYMAMQLQVKYNDALRQVEEYFTVLMYMLQLRFTSNAQIEKAGNLLLKAITMDDSCAELRLRLLQMLYNSVDPTLPLRVVVYIALLEFAARNDIFHTLIPVIQKLDDWMKDWALDNNTKIHICRIISEQLDKMGKTEMAYKYWEKRIACCDGPAMMTPENVDAAANFCIRSIKAPDVLYFDRLRTMPAMEHLGRTNYAALKELLDLLVEGNNDDLEAIVAKHGEGSLESMGVPIDICRWKIQLLTLATICQNEPHVPIARVQQQLRLTREQVEELVVTAITKGVIDGLIDQKSEQIIIRSVMQRHFGEQQLKQLHSNLMQWKGCINNLIAVLGTHN; this is encoded by the exons ATGACCACGTTCGTGCCGTTATCGCCGGACACAGAGGGAGCGGTCAGCTCCGCCGCGCTCGGCGACTGGATCCTGTCCATCATCAAGGTCCGCGAGCCCTCAAAAACGGCGGACTACTACTCCAAGCTGCTTAACCTTTTCCAGGAGGTAGATGGCGAGCAGGTCATCAAGGATTCGTTCCAGCTGttcgagctgctgctgagcggGAACGAAATGGTGTTCGCCTTCCTGAACGacgcgatgaagggtgaaACTACCGTTATTGCCATCGACGCGAACACCAaggaggaggtggaggtgaGAGATGGCCGCGGCAAATACATGGCGATGCAGCTCCAAGTGAAATACAACGACGCGCTCAGGCAGGTGGAGGAGTACTTCACGGTGCTGATGTATATGCTCCAGCTGAGGTTCACCAGCAACGCGCAAATCGAGAAGGCGGGCAacttgctgctgaaggCCATCACCATGGACGACTCGTGCGCTGAGCTGAGGCTGAGGCTGCTGCAGATGCTCTACAACAGCGTGGACCCGACGCTGCCGCTCAGGGTGGTGGTGTACATCGCGCTGCTCGAGTTCGCCGCCAGAAACGACATCTTCCACACGCTCATCCCGGTGATTCAGAAG CTCGACGACTGGATGAAGGACTGGGCGCTGGACAACAACACCAAGATCCACATTTGCCGCATCATCTCGGAACAGCTCGACAAGATGGGCAAGACGGAGATGGCGTACAAGTACTGGGAGAAGCGCATCGCGTGCTGCGACGGTccggcgatgatgacgcCCGAGAACGTGGATGCGGCCGCGAACTTCTGCATCAGGAGCATCAAGGCGCCCGACGTGCTCTACTTCGACCGGCTGCGCACGATGCCGGCGATGGAGCACCTCGGCCGCACCAATTACGCGGCCCTGAAGGAGCTGCTTGACCTCCTGGTCGAGGGCAACAACGACGACCTCGAGGCCATTGTCGCCAAGCACGGCGAGGGGAGCTTGGAGTCCATGGGCGTGCCCATCGACATCTGCCGCTGGAAGATCCAGCTGCTCACGCTGGCGACCATCTGCCAGAACGAGCCGCACGTACCAATCGCAcgggtgcagcagcagctgcgcctcACCAGGGAGCAAGTCGAGGAGCTCGTCGTCACGGCCATCACCAAGGGCGTCATCGACGGCCTCATCGACCAGAAGAGCGAGCAGATCATCATACGGTCGGTCATGCAGCGGCACTTCGgggagcagcagctgaagcAGCTGCACTCCAACCTGATGCAGTGGAAGGGCTGCATCAACAACCTCATTGCCGTTCTGGGCACCCACAACTAA
- a CDS encoding PCI domain containing 26S proteasome non-ATPase regulatory subunit 6 protein, putative — MADHSHRRDNAATATMKTLPNFEIDRLRHLLTLPAEASVDTAQVKKSLLEHIVKNEMYPYLERLREQMPLMCDVPAMEDLREVNAKTLAELDEKIEFAQKNFGSSEVKDAVLEKANYYLKIGDHERAVSQYESALSQTVGVNSKLEIVLCLLRVAFFFNDVPLLMKYMERAKKDIENRGDWEIRNRLHIYESLQLIICRKFKPAAELLLNSLSTFTATELITLEELVLYTVVLSLITMDRPTIRSKLLESAEVAQVASEGSALHHLIHDFYHCNYKNFMMSLVRTSELVLRDRYMARYCNYFLRQARLPAYRQFLRPYKSVTIENMAHAFQLPAEFLERELVSYISGMRLDCKIDLVNGIIENSIMDDRNTNYIEIVKEGDLLINRIQKLSRIFDM, encoded by the exons ATGGCGGACCATTCGCACAG GAGGGATAACGCCGcaacggcgacgatgaAGACGCTGCCGAATTTCGAGATCGATCGATTGAG GCATCTGTTAACGTTGCCAGCTGAGGCATCGGTGGACACGGCTCAGGTCAAGaagtcgctgctggagcacaTCGTGAAAAATG AGATGTATCCCTACCTGGAGCGCCTGCGCGAGCAGATGCCGCTGATGTGTGACGTGCCGGCGATGGAGGACCTGCGCGAAGTCAACGCAAAGACGCTGGCGGAGCTCGACGAGAAGATCGAGTTCGCGCAGAAGAACTTCGGCTCGTCCGAAGTGAAGGACGCCGTGCTCGAGAAAGCAAACTACTACCTGAAGATTGGTGACCAC GAGAGGGCGGTATCGCAATACGAGTCTGCGCTGAGTCAGACTGTGGGCGTGAACAGCAAGCTTGAGATCGTGCTGTGCTTGCTGCGCGTCGCGttcttcttcaacgacgTCCCTCTGCTGATGAAGTACATGGAGCGAGCGAAGAA GGACATCGAGAACCGCGGCGATTGGGAGATACGCAACCGCCTGCACATTTACGAGTCGCTCCAGCTGATAATCTGCCGCAAGTTCAAGCCGGCCGCGGAGCTCCTGCTGAACTCGTTGTCCACATTCACGGCCACTGAGCTCATCACGCTCGAGGAGCTCGTGCTGTACACCGTCGTGCTGTCGCTGATAACGATGGACCGCCCGACCATACGCagcaagctgctggagtcgGCCGAGGTGGCCCAGGTGGCCTCGGAAGGGTCAGCGCTGCACCACCTGATCCACGACTTCTACCACTGCAACTACAAGAACTTCATGATGAGCCTGG TGCGCACGTCGGAGCTGGTGCTCAGGGACCGCTACATGGCGCGTTACTGCAACTACTTCTTGCGCCAGGCGCGTCTCCCGGCCTACAGGCAGTTCCTGCGGCCGTACAAGTCCGTGACCATCGAGAACATGGCCCACGCCTTCCAGCTCCCCGCCGAGTTCCTGGAGCGCGAGCTCGTCTCATACATCAGCGGCATGCGCCTGGACTGCAAAATCGACCTGGTCAACGGCATCATCGAGAACAGCATCATGGACGATCGCAACACCAACTACATCGAAATCGTCAAGGAGGGCGACCTGCTGATCAACCGCATCCAGAAGCTGTCGCGCATCTTCGACATGTGA
- a CDS encoding 60S ribosomal L22e protein, putative, translated as MKALKSKSQVKKAPVGQKSKFMLDCTAPANDNIINPSGLEKFLQDRIKVDGKTGNLGTSVTVTREKNKIHVTAEVPFSKRYIKYLTKKYLKKQQLRDFLRVVANKENSYELRYFQINDEAEA; from the exons ATGAAGGCACTCAAATCGAAGTCCCAGGTCAAAAAGGCCCCCGTGGGACAGAAGTCCAAGTTCATGCTAGACTGCACGGCTCCTGCCAACGACAACATCATCAACCCCTCGGGATTG GAGAAGTTTTTGCAAGATCGCATCAAGGTTGATGGCAAGACCGGAAACCTGGGAACCAGCGTCACGGTGACCAGGGAGAAGAACAAGATCCACGTCACCGCGGAGGTGCCCTTCTCGAAGAGATACATTAAG TACCTCACCAAGAAGTACCTCAAGAAGCAGCAGCTTCGTGACTTCCTGCGCGTCGTAGCAAACAAGGAGAACTCTTACGAGCTCCGCTACTTCCAGATCAACGACGAGGCAGAGGCATAA
- a CDS encoding RNA recognition motif containing protein, putative, whose product MEGDKPTGYSLLLRNLRYSTTTQLVREAFERFGKIRDVYLPLDFNTKRPRGFGFVEFSHEADAMEAVKAMDNAKLDGNVITCCMAQDRRKSPNSMRRAYNNATPGRRYDFSPPNARNGQRQDYYPGMRSRSRSPAARYSRRSPSYDRRYPPMRDDYPYYYRRDHDRSPQRYPRHYPPHSREYRDHRPEYMERDARRYTVRPPHIDYARPVHERRRSPPRGPEPEELSPDSHDMQARRPPRKI is encoded by the coding sequence ATGGAAGGCGACAAACCGACTGGATATTCCCTGCTATTGCGGAATCTCAGGTACAGCACGACcacgcagttggtgagggaGGCCTTTGAACGCTTCGGGAAAATTCGCGATGTGTACCTTCCACTggacttcaacaccaaACGGCCCCGGGGCTTCGGCTTCGTCGAGTTCAGCCACGAGGCTGACGCGATGGAGGCGGTGAAGGCCATGGATAACGCCAAACTGGACGGTAACGTCATCACGTGCTGCATGGCGCAAGACAGGCGCAAATCTCCGAACTCCATGCGCCGAGCCTACAACAACGCCACGCCGGGCAGGAGGTACGATTTTTCGCCGCCGAACGCGCGCAACGGCCAGCGCCAGGACTACTACCCTGGCATGAGGTCCCGCAGCAGGAGCCCCGCCGCGCGCTACTCCCGAAGGTCGCCCAGCTACGACCGCCGGTACCCTCCCATGCGCGACGACTACCCGTACTACTACAGGCGCGATCACGACCGCTCGCCGCAGCGGTACCCGCGCCACTACCCTCCGCATTCCAGGGAGTACCGGGACCACAGGCCGGAGTACATGGAGCGCGACGCCAGGCGGTACACCGTCCGGCCCCCGCACATAGACTACGCGAGACCAGTTCACGAACGCAGAAGGTCGCCTCCGAGGGGGCCCGAGCCTGAAGAGCTGTCGCCAGACTCGCACGACATGCAGGCCCGGAGGCCGCCTCGCAAAATCTAA
- a CDS encoding Histone H3, putative, which translates to MARTKQTARKSTGGKAPRKQLATKAARKSAPVTGGIKKPHRYRPGTVALREIRRYQKSTELLIRKLPFQRLVREIAQDFKTDLRFQSSAVLALQEAAEAYLVGLFEDTNLCAIHAKRVTIMPKDIQLARRIRGERA; encoded by the coding sequence ATGGCGCGTACCAAGCAAACGGCCCGCAAATCCACTGGTGGTAAAGCCCCGCGTAAGCAGTTGGCCACTAAGGCTGCCCGCAAGTCCGCCCCGGTCACTGGCGGTATTAAGAAGCCTCACAGGTATCGCCCTGGTACTGTCGCTCTGCGTGAAATCAGGAGGTACCAGAAATCCACGGAGCTTCTTATCCGCAAGTTGCCCTTCCAGCGTCTTGTCAGGGAAATTGCCCAGGACTTCAAGACTGACTTGCGTTTCCAGTCCTCTGCTGTTCTTGCTCTTCAGGAAGCTGCTGAGGCCTACCTCGTCGGTCTCTTCGAAGACACCAACCTgtgtgccatccatgcgaaGCGTGTGACCATTATGCCCAAGGACATTCAGCTCGCCAGGAGAATCAGGGGTGAGAGGGCCTAA
- a CDS encoding Histone H2A protein, putative, translating into MTADEKSAVGGGRKKTVKSVTKSAKAGLQFPVGRIGRYLKNGRYAKRVGAGAPVYLAAVLEYLCAEILELAGNAARDNKKSRIIPRHIQLAIRNDEELSKFLAGITIASGGVMPNVQAVLLPKKKDGEPVQSGMDEEEHHDD; encoded by the coding sequence ATGACGGCAGACGAAAAGAGTGCTGTTGGTGGTGGACGCAAAAAGACCGTCAAGTCGGTCACCAAATCGGCCAAGGCCGGCCTCCAGTTCCCGGTCGGACGTATCGGCAGGTACCTCAAGAACGGCAGGTACGCCAAGCGTGTTGGTGCCGGCGCACCAGTCTACTTGGCTGCTGTCCTCGAGTACCTGTGCGCTGAGATCTTGGAGCTCGCGGGAAACGCCGCTCGTGACAACAAGAAATCCCGTATCATCCCCCGCCACATCCAGCTGGCCATCAGGAACGACGAGGAGCTTTCTAAATTCTTGGCTGGCATCACCATCGCCTCCGGTGGTGTGATGCCGAACGTGCAGGCCGTACTTCTCCCCAAAAAGAAAGACGGCGAGCCCGTTCAATCCGGCATGGACGAGGAAGAGCACCACGACGATTGA
- a CDS encoding tetratricopeptide repeat domain containing protein, putative, whose amino-acid sequence MDGYVRRERAPLELLDDEPVGECSDAEVDEEELNDFLMGEALSGAEPRQKRRHSFADKYLRKLMRRKQRANKRMVQKSIAIQRKRRRRRTAAHASKLTPQLEKLMQDATTQYLCGNFGDAVKLLKELVRRAPGLHDPFHMLGLIYQEEYKDPVTATGYYLLAAHLVQTDLELWRRIGEMSQQIGNIDQAIYCFKKCLKTSEGEPNEEANFALAMCYLEKNDHHNAIKRLHLLFQIHPDDALLLSELTKSLMAVGDKETLLGVLMTFYRSTGNIDVATSACQLQINLKLYSECVEFVTTVTDALQLDILNVPMDMLVSYAIASLHGDSFPIKELNAIWEAEGVSAHRYYAVANAIANKCQETALKWFKKGYSADDPETVNAMLPEHAIQMARALVMVDKDHETAVGILQTVLAREPTNSQVIILLADILGDAGKHSKADELLARLTTTDLDRLKMIQKPIDAEERVSEIKSLVDAVQSLVLECFSIVHLRPDPCILLVKDGMRDSPGFASIMEEVNLWIDRFVRVVSDCELDTERTYQKLSNDRLIKSHAEEAVSLEYMDVRKEVGKNYSFLKTKKDLGLQSVEDIVGWNGYENLLMYASALMATAGRAREGVQLLEIVANNRKRYKSNTDITERKQLLSTVEELSYHLSCFGGIYKVALVHARGELAKKGSLKRYGMLLATGNLAKAALEPLSSSSEKDALLENRSWIARQLLQKPQNYELLMLAGHYCTMSGKWLFAIEEYKRALIQRPNDSVAALCLATSYFNSLGSKTMECTQHRAKDTKKGLLLGMTFLQYSIKLRTTQTSTHPCHAIFAAECQYNIARAMHFLNLVHMAVPLYEQCINTIRDAEEEFNGIESSDVIECPCVICYMSRRSGHGFPHATSEVTGGKFVWNNERKQILRAAAYNLFLIYTSNKNTAQAAGSRHVAHNAKHEIHFRLNRGILGNFAPINAHSLPQRQARALRSRALVAQAEEAHYVVSNPKTAADWPPKHDHGEPMTLEKCKKIMYDLNALEMHRMRNARKFNVLRLS is encoded by the exons ATGGACGGCTACGTTAGGCGTGAGCGAGCTCCcctggagctgctcgacgaCGAGCCAGT GGGAGAATGCAGCGACGCCGAGgtggacgaggaggagctgAACGACTTCCTGATGGGAGAGGCGCTTTCAGGCGCGGAACCCAGACAGAAGCGGCGGCACTCCTTCGCCGACAAGTACCTGCGCAAGCTGATGCGGAGGAAGCAGAGAGCCAACAAACGCATGGTTCAGAAGTCTATCGCAATACAGAGAAAGAGGCGGAGGCGCAGGACCGCGGCACATGCCTCCAAACTGACTCCGCAACTGGAGAAACTCATGCAGGATGCGACGACGCAGTACCTCTGCGGCAACTTTGGGGATGCCgtcaagctgctgaaggagcTGGTCAGACGCGCGCCGGGGCTACACGACCCGTTCCACATGCTGGGGCTCATATACCAGGAGGAATACAAGGACCCAGTGACCGCCACGGGGTACTACCTGCTGGCGGCACACCTCGTGCAGACGGACCTCGAGCTCTGGCGGCGCATCGGTGAAATGTCGCAGCAAATCGGCAACATCGACCAGGCCATATACTGCTTCAAGAAATGCCTCAAAACAAGCGAGGGAGAGCCCAATGAGGAAGCGAACTTCGCCCTGGCCATGTGCTACCTGGAAAAGAACGACCATCACAACGCCATCAAAAGGTTGCACCTGCTGTTCCAGATACACCCAGATGATGCGTTGCTGTTGAGCGAGCTCACGAAGTCGCTCATGGCCGTCGGTGATAAGGAGACGCTGCTAGGGGTGCTGATGACATTCTACCGAAGCACCGGCAACATCGACGTGGCAACGAGCGCGTGCCAGCTGCAGATTAACCTCAAACTCTATTCGGAGTGCGTTGAATTCGTCACCACGGTAACTGATGCGTTGCAACTCGACATACTTAACGTGCCGATGGACATGCTCGTGTCGTACgccatcgcatcgctgcacgGCGACAGCTTTCCGATAAAGGAGTTGAATGCGATATGGGAGGCAGAAGGCGTGTCAGCACATCGATACTACGCAGTGGCGAACGCCATCGCGAACAAGTGCCAAGAAACGGCCCTCAAGTGGTTCAAGAAGGGATACAGCGCCGACGACCCCGAGACCGTTAACGCCATGCTGCCCGAGCACGCGATACAGATGGCGAGGGCGCTGGTGATGGTGGACAAAGACCATGAAACAGCCGTCGGAATCTTGCAGACAGTGCTGGCGCGCGAGCCGACGAACTCGCAGGTTATCATACTGCTGGCTGACATCCTGGGCGACGCCGGGAAGCACTCCAAGGCCGACGAGCTGCTAGCGCGACTGACGACCACCGACCTGGATAGACTTAAAATGATACAGAA GCCTATCGACGCGGAGGAACGCGTGTCTGAGATCAAGAGTCTCGTGGACGCGGTGCAATCGCTCGTGCTTGAGTGCTTCAGTATCGTCCACCTCAGGCCGGATCCGTGTATATTGTTGGTGAAGGATGGGATGCGGGATTCCCCCGGGTTTGCATCTATCATGGAGGAAGTTAATCTCTGGATTGATCGCTTCGTAAGGGTGGTCAGCGACTGCGAGCTCGACACGGAGCGCACGTACCAAAAGCTGAGCAACGACAGGCTGATCAAATCGCACGCCGAAGAGGCCGTTAGTCTGGAGTACATGGATGTGCGCAAGGAAGTCGGGAAAAACTACTCGTTCCTCAAGACCAAAAAGGACCTGGGGTTGCAGTCGGTGGAGGACATCGTGG GTTGGAATGGTTACGAGAACCTGCTGATGTACGCGTCAGCGCTCATGGCGACGGCGGGGCGTGCCCGAGAGGgcgtgcagctgctcgaaaTCGTCGCAAATAACAGGAAAAGGTACAAGTCCAACACGGACATCACGGAGCGAAAACAGCTCCTGTCGACCGTGGAGGAACTCTCCTACC ATCTCAGCTGTTTCGGCGGGATTTACAAGGTGGCGCTGGTCCACGCGAGGGGCGAACTTGCCAAAAAGGGCAGCCTCAAGAGGTACGGCATGCTGCTGGCCACCGGCAACCTCGCCAAGGCTGCGCTCGAGCCGCTTTCGTCGTCCTCTGAAAAGGACGCGCTGCTCGAAAACAGGTCATGGATAGCCAGGCAGCTGCTACAGAAGCCGCAAAACTACGAGCTGCTCATGCTGGCAGGGCACTACTGCACCATGTCCGGCAAGTGGCTCTTCGCCATCGAGGAGTACAAAAGGGCGCTGATACAGAGGCCGAACGACTCCGTCGCGGCGCTGTGCCTCGCCACCAGCTATTTCAACTCGCTCGGGAGCAAAACGATGGAG TGCACGCAACATCGCGCGAAGGACACCAAGAAGGGACTGCTGCTCGGCATGACCTTCCTTCAGTACAGCATCAAGTTGCGGACCACGCAAACGTCGACGCATCCGTGCCATGCGATATTCGCCGCGGAGTGTCAATACAACATAGCCAG GGCCATGCACTTCCTCAACCTCGTGCATATGGCGGTACCACTGTACGAACAGTGCATCAACACCATTAGGGACGCAGAGGAAGAGTTCAATGGCATTGAAAGCAGTGACGTGATCGAGTGCCCGTGCGTCATATGCTACATGAGCCGCAGAAGCGGACACGGCTTCCCGCACGCGACGAGCGAAGTCACTGGCGGAAAGTTCGTCTGGAATAACGAACGGAAACAGATTCTGCGG GCGGCGGCATACAACCTGTTCCTCATATACACCTCCAACAAGAACACCGCTCAGGCCGC TGGGAGTAGACATGTAGCGCATAATGCTAAGCACGAAATACACTTCCGCCTTAATAGGGGCATTCTGGGTAACTTCGCGCCGATTAACGCTCACAGTTTGCCGCAGCGCCAGGCTAGGGCGCTGCGCTCCCGCGCCCTGGTAGCCCAGGCTGAAGAGGCACACTACGTCGTCAGCAACCCCAAAACCGCTGCGGACTGGCCTCCTAAGCACGACCATGGCGAGCCGATGACTCTGGAGAAGTGCAAGAAGATCATGTACGATCTCAATGCGCTGGAGATGCATCGAATGAGGAATGCGCGCAAATTCAACGTACTTCGCCTCTCATAG